A region from the Actinoplanes sp. OR16 genome encodes:
- a CDS encoding DUF1996 domain-containing protein, producing MRQRILAPLGVTLLAAALAVAGNQAAQAAETLLSQGRPALASSLENGESPAIAAFDGRADTRWGSQWADPQWLRVDLGATATVSRVVLDWEAAYAKAFQIQTSPDGNAWTTIYSTTNATGGKQSLAVSGSGRYVRMYGTQRGTGYGYSLFEFQVYGTSTATPPPTDGPGYVYANPPVTGVVPSTETPPAQNPPVTHREFQANCSVSRSNLNDDPIVFPNLPGASHSHTFMGNRTTNANSTLQSLQAGGTSCITPGDKTGYWMPTLLNGDQAVQPDGPQVIYYKSGVIDYRSVRPFPPGLRYVVGSPTATQDEFRYSPGAVEGFECGNSSFNWDIPATCPAGTQLNARYQAPSCWNGIHLDSPDHKSHMSYPVNGVCPVSHPVAVPMIEFKMAWPVSGNMSAVRFSSGRGYSFHYDVYNVWDPATLAALVRHCINGGLQCNPRGFDQYKPERGAALNENYELP from the coding sequence GTGCGACAACGGATCCTGGCGCCTCTGGGCGTCACACTTCTGGCCGCGGCTCTGGCGGTCGCGGGTAATCAGGCTGCCCAGGCTGCGGAAACCCTGCTCTCGCAGGGGCGACCCGCACTGGCGTCCTCCCTGGAGAACGGGGAGTCGCCGGCCATCGCCGCCTTCGACGGGCGGGCTGACACCCGGTGGGGTAGTCAGTGGGCCGATCCGCAGTGGTTGCGGGTCGATCTCGGGGCCACGGCTACCGTCAGCCGGGTGGTGCTCGACTGGGAGGCGGCCTATGCGAAGGCCTTCCAGATTCAGACGTCGCCGGACGGGAACGCCTGGACGACGATCTACAGCACGACGAACGCGACCGGCGGGAAACAGAGTCTGGCCGTCAGCGGGTCGGGGCGGTACGTCCGGATGTACGGGACGCAGCGGGGGACCGGATACGGGTACTCGCTGTTCGAGTTCCAGGTCTACGGGACGTCGACGGCCACGCCGCCGCCGACCGACGGGCCGGGATATGTGTACGCGAATCCGCCGGTCACCGGGGTGGTGCCGTCCACCGAGACGCCGCCCGCGCAGAACCCGCCGGTGACGCACCGGGAGTTCCAGGCCAACTGCTCGGTGAGCAGGTCCAACCTGAACGACGACCCGATCGTCTTCCCGAACCTGCCGGGGGCGTCGCACTCGCACACGTTCATGGGCAACCGGACCACGAACGCGAACTCGACGCTGCAGAGTCTGCAGGCCGGCGGCACGTCGTGCATCACACCTGGGGACAAGACCGGGTACTGGATGCCGACGTTGCTCAACGGCGACCAGGCGGTGCAGCCCGACGGTCCGCAGGTCATCTACTACAAGTCGGGTGTGATCGACTACCGCAGCGTGCGGCCGTTCCCGCCGGGGCTGCGCTACGTGGTCGGGAGTCCGACGGCCACGCAGGACGAGTTCCGGTACTCGCCGGGTGCGGTCGAGGGGTTCGAGTGCGGTAACAGCTCGTTCAACTGGGACATCCCGGCGACGTGCCCGGCCGGCACACAGCTCAACGCGCGGTACCAGGCGCCGAGTTGCTGGAACGGCATCCACCTGGACTCGCCCGATCACAAGAGCCACATGTCGTACCCGGTCAACGGGGTCTGCCCGGTGTCCCATCCGGTGGCCGTGCCGATGATCGAGTTCAAGATGGCGTGGCCGGTCAGCGGCAACATGTCGGCGGTCCGGTTCTCCAGTGGGCGGGGATATTCGTTCCACTACGACGTCTACAACGTCTGGGACCCGGCGACGCTCGCCGCCCTGGTGCGTCATTGCATCAACGGTGGACTGCAGTGTAATCCGCGTGGGTTCGATCAGTACAAGCCGGAGCGGGGAGCCGCATTGAACGAGAACTACGAATTGCCGTGA